A single genomic interval of Hafnia alvei harbors:
- a CDS encoding M20 aminoacylase family protein yields the protein MKNFDSATLVSQLQRSQAQLESIRHEFHANPELGFHETNTSSKVSKLLNEWGYDVVTGIGGTGIVASLTKGTGTKSIGLRADMDALPIHEASGVKYQSACSGKMHACGHDGHTSMLLGAAQWLASDSADFNGTVRLIFQPSEEDMRGAQAMIDDGLFTRFPVDAVYGMHNMPGYPQGHMAFKEGATMAAVDSLTITLTGKGSHGSTPEKSIDPIVAGASLVMALQTIVSRNIAAQDQAVVSVGAFQAGDAGNVIPQEAVLRLSIRSTDEGVRKNVLQRIRTITEAQAVCYGVTASIESAVAGVVLMNTPHETAFAKQVAVELLGSEKVVDMPNTFMGSEDFAFMLKHKPGCYCIIGNGDSPMLHHPQYDFDDRNLSVGAAYWVALTQSYLA from the coding sequence ATGAAGAATTTTGACTCCGCAACACTTGTCTCCCAGCTACAACGCTCTCAGGCTCAGTTGGAAAGTATCCGCCATGAATTTCATGCCAACCCTGAGTTGGGTTTTCACGAAACGAATACGTCTAGCAAAGTATCTAAACTGCTCAATGAATGGGGCTACGACGTTGTCACAGGTATCGGTGGAACCGGCATTGTTGCAAGTTTAACCAAAGGGACGGGGACAAAATCAATCGGTTTGCGCGCTGATATGGATGCATTGCCTATTCATGAAGCCAGCGGTGTGAAATATCAAAGCGCCTGTTCAGGAAAGATGCATGCCTGTGGCCATGACGGCCATACGTCAATGCTGCTGGGCGCGGCGCAATGGTTGGCGAGCGATAGCGCAGACTTCAACGGTACCGTTCGTTTGATTTTTCAGCCTTCAGAAGAAGATATGCGTGGCGCGCAGGCCATGATTGACGATGGTTTGTTCACACGATTCCCCGTAGATGCCGTTTACGGTATGCATAATATGCCCGGATACCCACAAGGACATATGGCATTTAAAGAAGGCGCGACGATGGCGGCGGTGGATAGCTTGACCATCACCCTGACCGGTAAAGGCAGTCATGGCTCAACGCCTGAAAAAAGTATCGATCCGATCGTTGCCGGTGCCTCATTGGTGATGGCATTACAAACGATTGTTTCGCGTAATATTGCTGCACAGGATCAGGCCGTGGTCAGCGTCGGTGCTTTTCAGGCCGGTGACGCAGGAAACGTGATCCCGCAGGAGGCGGTGTTGAGATTAAGCATTCGCTCCACCGATGAAGGCGTGCGTAAAAACGTGCTGCAACGGATTCGGACGATTACCGAAGCGCAGGCCGTATGCTATGGCGTTACGGCCTCCATCGAAAGCGCAGTGGCGGGTGTAGTATTGATGAATACGCCGCATGAAACAGCGTTTGCTAAGCAGGTCGCGGTTGAGTTACTTGGCAGCGAGAAGGTTGTTGATATGCCTAATACGTTTATGGGCAGCGAGGATTTCGCGTTTATGCTCAAGCATAAACCCGGCTGCTATTGCATTATTGGCAACGGTGACTCGCCGATGTTGCATCATCCACAGTACGATTTTGACGACCGTAATCTGAGCGTGGGCGCAGCATACTGGGTGGCGTTGACCCAATCCTATTTGGCATAA
- a CDS encoding glyoxalase translates to MNQTARISIYFAVASALTVAASTGSWAADIGVGPQYDTTHVYVEPGKMDPFVDSILKTFGGSTTQRVLADVTPTPSQTYSQLILTPSGSFSVFDFQTPAPYPFGNERNGFLVTNMDTAIANAKKAGADVIVEPFNDPIGRDAVVQWPGGVNMQLYWHTKAPNYQPLSFIPENRIYLSRYRVDDFIKSYQKFSNGKIIDDAQQSATVIGGEKNNAIRVVNLSSAFGKTRIFVTDGHLNYPFGQERTGYGVASLSETLGKATASGAKILWQSVAGEKRASAVVQFPGGYIAEIHQDTK, encoded by the coding sequence ATGAATCAAACAGCGCGAATTTCTATCTACTTCGCCGTCGCTTCTGCGCTAACAGTGGCTGCATCGACAGGCAGTTGGGCTGCGGATATTGGCGTAGGTCCCCAGTACGATACCACCCACGTTTATGTCGAACCTGGAAAAATGGATCCCTTCGTCGACAGTATTCTGAAAACTTTTGGCGGAAGTACTACCCAGCGGGTTTTAGCTGATGTGACGCCTACACCGAGTCAAACCTATTCTCAGTTGATCTTAACGCCATCGGGCAGTTTTTCCGTATTTGATTTCCAGACACCAGCGCCTTATCCATTTGGCAACGAGCGTAATGGTTTCTTAGTCACCAATATGGATACTGCAATAGCGAATGCCAAAAAAGCCGGTGCCGACGTTATCGTTGAGCCATTTAACGATCCTATCGGACGTGACGCAGTGGTTCAGTGGCCGGGCGGCGTGAATATGCAGCTGTATTGGCATACCAAAGCGCCTAACTACCAGCCACTCAGTTTTATTCCTGAAAACCGTATTTATCTTTCACGCTATCGCGTTGATGATTTCATCAAAAGCTATCAGAAATTCTCAAACGGCAAAATAATCGATGATGCACAGCAAAGCGCTACCGTGATTGGCGGTGAGAAAAATAACGCTATTCGCGTAGTGAATTTGTCCTCGGCCTTCGGCAAAACCCGCATCTTTGTCACCGATGGGCATTTGAACTATCCATTCGGTCAGGAACGTACCGGCTATGGCGTCGCCAGTCTGAGTGAAACCCTCGGCAAAGCAACGGCCAGCGGGGCGAAAATCCTGTGGCAGTCGGTTGCAGGGGAAAAACGCGCTAGCGCCGTGGTGCAATTCCCTGGCGGTTACATCGCCGAAATCCATCAAGACACTAAATAA
- a CDS encoding DksA/TraR family C4-type zinc finger protein, with the protein MASGWANDGAVQDQIDATVDDAVARARSQLSHGESAHVCEECGAEIPEARRKALPGVQLCVNCQAEIDKKQQATSGYNRRGSKDSQLR; encoded by the coding sequence ATGGCCAGTGGTTGGGCAAATGATGGGGCGGTTCAGGATCAAATTGACGCGACGGTTGATGACGCCGTTGCACGTGCACGTAGCCAGCTAAGTCACGGTGAAAGCGCCCATGTTTGTGAAGAGTGTGGTGCAGAAATCCCCGAGGCGCGACGCAAAGCGCTGCCTGGAGTGCAGCTTTGCGTGAACTGTCAGGCGGAAATCGATAAAAAACAGCAGGCCACCAGCGGATACAACCGCCGAGGAAGTAAAGATAGTCAGTTGAGGTAG
- a CDS encoding alginate lyase family protein, with protein sequence MMKIKLLVSIISCVLFSSIASSHAAESRYFTYSPEALAASKQQLTQPASALQPAFEQLITEANIALKHANYSVVDKSLSPASNNKHDYYSFGTYWWPNPNTPNHLPYIRQDGKTNPDTKTDATDSERMAHFAKDMKRLGLAYYFTGKAVYAQKAAELASAWFVTPKTKMNPSLAYAQAIPGIVDGRGIGIIDSRALIDVMDSIELIRPANTLSEKNYQAIKNWYKQFNQWLLTSENGFEESNWHNNHGTFFDTQVVAFSLFTDQPEVARRQLKIAQLRHLAAQIDNKGLLTEEIERTRSWHYTNFSLSAFMRLARYGELTGIDMWHFDLDDHNLKQALLVVAQQIDNPAPWPFPELKFDENEAVGNILAAERAYPDAIFKEKAAYLEKRDPKNINLLTVSASLVP encoded by the coding sequence ATGATGAAGATTAAATTACTCGTCAGCATTATTTCATGCGTGTTATTCAGCTCTATAGCATCAAGCCATGCGGCCGAGTCTCGCTATTTTACTTACTCGCCAGAAGCATTAGCCGCGAGTAAACAACAACTGACGCAGCCAGCATCTGCGTTGCAGCCGGCTTTCGAGCAACTCATCACCGAGGCAAACATCGCGCTTAAACACGCCAATTACAGCGTGGTCGATAAAAGCCTTTCTCCCGCATCGAATAATAAACATGACTACTATAGTTTTGGTACTTATTGGTGGCCAAATCCCAATACACCCAATCACCTCCCCTATATTCGCCAAGATGGAAAAACCAATCCAGATACCAAAACTGACGCTACAGACAGTGAACGCATGGCGCATTTCGCCAAAGATATGAAAAGGCTAGGGCTGGCTTATTACTTCACGGGCAAAGCTGTTTATGCCCAAAAGGCAGCAGAGCTCGCCAGCGCGTGGTTTGTGACACCTAAAACAAAGATGAACCCGAGTTTGGCTTATGCTCAGGCGATTCCGGGAATTGTTGATGGACGAGGAATAGGTATTATCGATAGCCGAGCCTTAATCGACGTCATGGACAGTATTGAGCTGATTCGCCCAGCAAATACGCTGAGCGAGAAAAATTATCAAGCCATTAAGAACTGGTATAAGCAGTTTAACCAATGGTTATTGACCAGTGAAAATGGATTTGAAGAAAGCAACTGGCACAATAACCACGGCACATTTTTTGATACTCAGGTCGTTGCTTTTTCGTTATTTACCGATCAGCCTGAAGTCGCTCGCCGCCAATTAAAAATTGCCCAACTGCGTCATTTAGCGGCTCAAATAGATAACAAGGGATTGCTCACCGAAGAAATAGAGAGAACGCGTTCATGGCACTACACCAATTTCTCTCTTTCAGCTTTTATGCGCCTAGCGCGATATGGCGAACTAACGGGTATAGATATGTGGCATTTCGATTTAGACGATCACAATCTTAAACAAGCATTACTCGTCGTGGCTCAACAAATCGACAATCCTGCACCGTGGCCGTTCCCTGAATTAAAATTCGATGAAAACGAGGCCGTAGGCAATATTTTAGCCGCTGAAAGAGCCTACCCTGACGCAATCTTCAAAGAAAAAGCGGCTTATCTCGAAAAGAGAGATCCGAAAAATATCAATTTACTCACCGTAAGTGCGTCACTGGTACCCTAA
- the torA gene encoding trimethylamine-N-oxide reductase TorA produces the protein MKKNLNSHVENVSDFEQKPLQVSRRRFLTGAGAVLSVPLMAGLWPKSALAQAISQALPQFTALRQAQTGILTAAHWGAFEAIVKDGKMVDVKAISDDPYPNELITMAPYQVHAENRIKYPMVRKGWLEGGPANSQPELRGRDEWVRVSWDKALTLVSDQIARLQKEHGPQSIYAGSYGWKSVGMLHNSRTLLQRMMNLSGGFLGYAGDYSTGAAQVIMSHVVGSMEVYEQQTAWPNVIENSQLVILWGCNPMITLKNSWNVPDHVGQTGFEALKKKGTRIISIDPVHNDSAKFVNAQWIAPRPYTDTAMLIGIAHTLLAEKLHNPDFLKTYTVGFDKFEAYLMGQDDGIVKDANWAAEVSGVDADVLRQLARDMAKNRTMIMGGWGIQRQHHGEQQHWMLVTVAAMLGQIGLPGGGFGFSYHYSSGGSPTAKGGILAGISAGNSPKNTPTPIPVARIAECLMNPGKTINFNGAQVTYPEVKMVYVAGGNTFHQHQDTNSLVKAFQKPETIVVNEPYWTATAKHADIVFPTTTSYERNDLEMGGDYSQLYVFPMHQCVPPQFESRSDFDIFAGLSEKLGVQDAFTEGKDETQWLKSMYDDMKTQARAARVALPPFDMFWESNNYVRFPVPEENKQWVRFADYRENPLLNPLGTPSGKIEIYSDAIEKMGYEDCKGIPTWMPPHEWYKGPEAAKYPLSLNTAHPINRLHSQLDNTPLRKKYAVADREAILIHPADAKTRGISNGDLVRAFNDRGQILVGAVVTEDVRQGVIRISEGAWFDPADPATPGSLCKNGNVNCLTFDIGSSSLAQGNCGQMAQVEIEKYQGPALTNTAHAVPTGA, from the coding sequence ATGAAAAAAAATCTGAACTCCCACGTTGAAAACGTCAGTGATTTCGAACAGAAGCCGCTGCAGGTCAGCCGCCGTCGCTTTCTGACCGGCGCAGGTGCCGTATTGAGCGTGCCATTGATGGCTGGTTTGTGGCCTAAATCGGCATTAGCACAGGCCATCAGCCAAGCGTTGCCACAGTTTACCGCCCTACGTCAGGCACAAACCGGCATACTCACCGCTGCACACTGGGGCGCTTTCGAGGCCATCGTGAAAGACGGCAAAATGGTGGATGTTAAGGCCATTAGTGACGATCCGTATCCGAATGAACTCATCACCATGGCACCGTATCAGGTACATGCAGAAAACCGCATTAAGTACCCGATGGTACGTAAAGGCTGGCTAGAAGGCGGCCCTGCCAATAGCCAACCAGAACTGCGCGGCCGCGACGAATGGGTGCGAGTAAGCTGGGATAAAGCCCTGACGTTAGTGAGCGATCAAATCGCACGCCTGCAAAAAGAGCATGGCCCACAGTCTATATATGCAGGCTCTTACGGCTGGAAGAGCGTGGGTATGCTCCACAATAGCCGTACACTGCTGCAACGTATGATGAACCTAAGCGGCGGTTTCTTAGGCTATGCGGGTGACTACTCGACCGGAGCCGCACAGGTCATCATGTCTCATGTGGTTGGTTCAATGGAAGTTTATGAACAACAAACCGCATGGCCAAACGTTATCGAGAATAGCCAGTTAGTGATTCTGTGGGGATGTAACCCTATGATCACATTAAAAAACAGCTGGAACGTGCCTGATCACGTCGGCCAAACTGGCTTTGAGGCGCTGAAGAAAAAAGGGACACGGATCATCAGCATCGATCCGGTACACAACGACAGCGCAAAATTCGTGAATGCTCAGTGGATTGCACCGCGTCCGTACACCGATACCGCCATGCTGATTGGTATTGCCCACACGCTGCTGGCAGAAAAACTGCATAACCCTGATTTCCTGAAAACCTATACCGTTGGCTTTGATAAATTCGAAGCTTATCTTATGGGTCAGGACGATGGCATCGTCAAAGATGCTAACTGGGCAGCCGAAGTTAGCGGCGTTGATGCCGACGTGCTTCGCCAGCTAGCGCGTGATATGGCGAAGAATCGCACCATGATTATGGGTGGTTGGGGCATTCAGCGTCAGCACCACGGCGAACAGCAACACTGGATGCTGGTGACCGTTGCCGCCATGTTGGGACAAATTGGTCTGCCGGGCGGTGGTTTTGGCTTTAGCTATCACTACTCTTCAGGCGGCAGTCCTACGGCTAAAGGCGGGATCTTGGCGGGTATTTCGGCTGGAAACTCACCGAAAAATACGCCTACGCCAATTCCCGTTGCGCGTATTGCCGAATGCTTAATGAATCCAGGCAAAACCATTAATTTTAATGGCGCTCAGGTTACCTATCCTGAAGTGAAAATGGTTTACGTCGCTGGCGGTAACACCTTCCACCAACATCAAGATACAAACTCGCTGGTGAAAGCTTTCCAAAAACCTGAAACCATTGTAGTCAACGAACCTTATTGGACGGCAACGGCCAAGCATGCGGATATCGTATTCCCCACCACCACCAGCTACGAGCGAAACGATCTGGAAATGGGCGGTGACTATTCTCAGCTGTATGTATTCCCTATGCATCAGTGCGTACCACCGCAGTTCGAATCGCGTAGCGATTTCGATATCTTTGCTGGTCTGTCAGAAAAACTAGGGGTTCAGGATGCCTTTACCGAAGGCAAAGACGAAACCCAGTGGCTGAAAAGCATGTATGACGACATGAAAACACAGGCTCGCGCAGCTCGTGTGGCATTGCCGCCGTTCGACATGTTCTGGGAATCAAACAACTATGTTCGCTTCCCGGTACCTGAAGAGAATAAACAGTGGGTACGTTTCGCTGACTATCGCGAAAACCCACTGTTAAATCCATTAGGTACACCGTCCGGTAAAATCGAAATCTACTCTGACGCCATTGAGAAAATGGGCTACGAAGACTGCAAAGGTATTCCAACATGGATGCCGCCGCATGAATGGTATAAAGGGCCAGAAGCCGCAAAATATCCTTTGTCTCTGAATACTGCACATCCGATCAACCGCCTGCATTCCCAGCTAGACAATACGCCGCTGCGTAAAAAATATGCGGTAGCCGATCGCGAGGCCATTCTAATCCATCCGGCTGATGCTAAAACTCGCGGTATCAGCAACGGTGACTTAGTTCGTGCCTTTAACGATCGCGGTCAGATCTTAGTTGGCGCAGTGGTCACTGAAGATGTGCGTCAGGGTGTGATCCGCATCAGCGAAGGCGCATGGTTCGATCCGGCAGATCCAGCAACGCCAGGATCGCTGTGTAAAAACGGCAACGTGAACTGCCTGACGTTTGATATTGGCTCATCCAGCTTGGCGCAAGGTAACTGCGGCCAAATGGCGCAGGTTGAGATCGAAAAATATCAGGGTCCTGCACTCACTAACACCGCACATGCGGTACCGACTGGCGCATAG
- a CDS encoding heparinase II/III family protein, producing MKQFNPREIAIIRQRAQRWPEWIDTLIADNATVLNHPLKVPTSGIATWNHYYYCPDHGVRLNWDYHHEHQHRCPVDNKIFSGEPYDGAWWRWMNGLNAKACYEVGLLWQVTANKEYFQRVRDLLLTYAAYYPDYQEHGGIPYNANGKINAQALCEANCLLDFARGYDLICDNLSTDEKNVIRQQLLQPGAEFLMQQRHDQIHNHEVKINSAIAVIGLILEKEPYLNFALNTRYGLRYQLEHSLINGQLWFEGSLHYHLYALQGFFAFEKVAKGTKYSLLDLPYYPRMLRVPLSLLMPNGCFPRLNDCVFGQEKLIHSDLYELAYSYYADPCYLEALDIIYSRKSDINTDFILYGNDRTPRKKNLPSQSTPNEIPPGLTLFQRPETQSTILIKHLPYGGEHDHGDSLGIIIFHQGKELVKDLGTTGYSTSLHRDYYKKTASHSTLTINLANQPPVSPVVNSCLKTNMYHYIDVMADWAKKADKPDSFYIINWDEKAYQQVSFRRRVMLIDNLVIDISTIKNPRRQCADLNWMINGSLPAPEQHDDVQNEKMLCHINPIWIKPGTGMQKTLARTTSSTVAIYTQIMPQLTTEQPSERNLLIASSAPDNPNTQHISQLTLRSHESEITYLTLFDLANCLTGAEFSLCDNTPTGKLRLSMHAAQCTTEILFDDEGTSIQPIIKRYLHH from the coding sequence ATGAAACAATTCAATCCCCGTGAAATCGCCATTATTCGCCAGCGCGCACAGCGCTGGCCTGAGTGGATTGACACACTCATTGCCGATAACGCTACGGTGTTAAATCATCCGTTAAAAGTGCCCACGTCTGGAATTGCAACTTGGAACCATTACTATTATTGCCCCGATCACGGGGTGCGGCTCAATTGGGATTATCATCATGAACACCAGCATCGCTGCCCAGTAGATAATAAAATTTTTAGCGGTGAACCCTACGATGGCGCATGGTGGCGCTGGATGAATGGCTTGAATGCCAAAGCCTGCTACGAGGTTGGTTTATTATGGCAAGTTACCGCAAACAAGGAGTATTTCCAGCGCGTTCGCGATCTATTGCTGACTTATGCCGCCTATTATCCAGACTATCAGGAGCATGGCGGTATCCCTTATAACGCTAACGGAAAAATTAATGCGCAGGCATTGTGTGAAGCCAATTGCCTGCTTGATTTCGCACGCGGCTACGACTTGATTTGCGATAATTTATCCACTGACGAAAAAAACGTTATCCGGCAACAATTATTACAGCCCGGCGCTGAATTCTTGATGCAACAGCGACACGACCAAATTCATAATCATGAGGTGAAAATTAACAGTGCGATTGCCGTCATTGGACTCATTCTAGAAAAAGAGCCTTATCTAAATTTTGCCTTAAATACACGCTATGGATTGCGCTATCAGCTAGAGCATTCGTTAATTAATGGTCAGCTATGGTTTGAAGGCTCATTGCATTATCATCTGTATGCATTACAAGGATTTTTTGCCTTCGAGAAAGTTGCCAAAGGAACCAAATACAGCCTATTAGATCTCCCCTATTATCCTCGCATGCTCCGTGTACCATTGTCATTGCTGATGCCAAATGGCTGTTTCCCTCGCCTCAACGATTGCGTATTTGGTCAGGAGAAACTCATCCATTCCGATCTGTATGAATTAGCCTACAGCTATTATGCCGACCCGTGCTATTTAGAAGCATTAGATATTATTTACAGCCGAAAAAGTGATATCAACACCGATTTTATATTGTATGGCAACGATCGTACACCACGGAAAAAAAACCTCCCTAGCCAAAGTACCCCTAACGAAATCCCGCCTGGCTTAACGTTATTTCAACGGCCAGAGACACAAAGCACAATACTGATAAAACATCTGCCCTACGGTGGAGAACACGATCACGGCGATAGCCTTGGCATTATTATTTTTCATCAAGGCAAAGAACTGGTGAAAGACTTAGGGACGACCGGTTATAGCACCAGTTTACACCGCGATTATTATAAGAAAACCGCTTCACATAGCACGCTTACGATCAATCTGGCTAACCAGCCACCGGTGAGTCCGGTAGTTAATTCCTGTCTAAAGACGAATATGTATCACTATATTGACGTGATGGCGGATTGGGCAAAAAAGGCTGACAAGCCCGATAGTTTTTACATTATCAATTGGGATGAAAAGGCTTACCAGCAGGTTAGCTTTAGACGTCGAGTGATGCTTATCGATAACCTTGTTATTGATATTTCAACAATTAAAAACCCACGTAGACAATGCGCTGATTTAAACTGGATGATCAATGGCAGCTTGCCAGCTCCCGAGCAACACGATGATGTGCAAAATGAAAAGATGTTATGTCATATAAACCCAATCTGGATAAAACCGGGTACCGGTATGCAAAAAACATTAGCGAGGACAACCAGCTCAACGGTAGCTATCTATACTCAAATAATGCCTCAGTTAACGACAGAACAACCTTCAGAACGAAATTTGCTCATTGCCAGCAGTGCGCCGGATAACCCTAACACTCAGCATATTAGCCAACTGACGCTACGTTCACATGAATCAGAAATAACCTATTTGACCCTATTTGATTTAGCTAACTGCCTGACAGGGGCTGAATTTTCACTATGTGATAATACGCCTACGGGAAAGCTTCGCCTTAGCATGCACGCTGCTCAATGCACCACTGAAATTTTGTTTGATGATGAGGGGACGTCCATACAGCCCATTATTAAAAGGTATTTACATCATTAA
- a CDS encoding alginate export family protein, translated as MQQSHKQQSHKQRFHKLRSQRWLPTFIAATALSTSVHSPNAHAETAPAWKQIALTDNATLSFDGSLRERYEWSDQRDLAAHGGGRDSTFMQRFLLGSKLDYGHYFSTYVQLGSSIATPRDQGRKPTDDDHAYVGQGYIDLKLPTDAGLGTLRVGRQEIPLGSLHLMGTRDGANVRRSFDAVRASWATSKNRVDAFIGHPVSIKKGSFDDDTDNSQKIWGLYATTPVAPLASSIDLYTFGFENNDSTYIQGSGSERRYTVGSRVFGAAGGFDWDNEAAYQFGEFSPNGASHTIRAWSASAHAGYTVSTWIWRPRFGGKIGMASGDKNPHDGELNTFNAMYPKLPYLTENGLVAPANLIDIHPSVTLTPTDTLTVDLSWDAMWRQQKQDGFYLGPMKPVKNSTQGSRFIGNQYQISTQWTPEKWLQFKFAYAYFDVGHSLEKHANLKDMNFIMTSATLSF; from the coding sequence ATGCAACAATCTCATAAACAACAATCTCATAAACAACGATTTCATAAATTACGCTCCCAACGCTGGCTGCCCACATTCATTGCAGCTACCGCACTGTCGACAAGCGTTCACTCACCTAATGCACACGCAGAAACGGCACCCGCATGGAAGCAAATCGCCTTAACTGACAATGCGACACTTTCCTTCGACGGTTCGCTGCGTGAACGCTATGAATGGAGCGACCAACGTGATTTGGCTGCTCACGGCGGAGGGCGAGATAGCACTTTCATGCAGCGTTTTCTGCTGGGTTCCAAACTCGACTACGGCCATTATTTCTCAACTTATGTTCAGCTTGGTTCTTCAATCGCCACTCCGCGCGATCAGGGGCGTAAGCCAACGGATGACGATCACGCCTACGTAGGGCAAGGATACATCGATTTAAAATTACCCACCGATGCGGGTCTCGGTACGCTGCGGGTGGGACGGCAAGAGATCCCACTGGGTTCACTGCATTTGATGGGAACGCGTGACGGAGCAAACGTGCGCCGCTCGTTCGATGCCGTTCGCGCCAGTTGGGCAACGTCCAAAAATCGTGTGGATGCATTTATTGGTCATCCGGTGAGCATTAAAAAAGGCAGTTTTGACGACGACACCGACAATAGCCAAAAAATATGGGGGCTGTATGCCACTACGCCGGTAGCCCCTCTCGCCTCTTCTATCGATCTCTATACCTTTGGCTTCGAAAACAACGATTCCACCTACATACAAGGCAGCGGCAGTGAACGTCGCTATACCGTTGGCAGCCGAGTTTTCGGCGCCGCCGGGGGGTTTGATTGGGATAATGAGGCAGCCTATCAATTTGGTGAGTTTTCCCCCAATGGGGCGTCACATACTATTCGGGCGTGGTCCGCATCGGCGCACGCAGGCTATACCGTTTCTACATGGATCTGGCGACCACGTTTCGGCGGTAAAATAGGGATGGCGAGCGGTGATAAAAATCCGCACGACGGCGAGCTGAATACCTTTAATGCCATGTATCCAAAATTGCCTTATCTGACCGAGAACGGGCTGGTAGCGCCGGCTAATCTGATCGACATTCACCCGTCAGTCACGTTAACACCAACGGATACTCTCACCGTCGATCTTAGCTGGGATGCCATGTGGCGACAGCAAAAACAGGACGGATTTTATCTTGGCCCGATGAAGCCGGTTAAAAACAGCACTCAAGGCAGCCGTTTTATTGGTAATCAATACCAGATTTCAACCCAATGGACACCTGAAAAATGGCTGCAGTTTAAATTCGCCTATGCCTATTTTGATGTTGGCCATAGCTTAGAGAAACATGCCAATTTAAAGGATATGAATTTCATTATGACATCTGCAACGCTGAGTTTTTAA
- a CDS encoding NapC/NirT family cytochrome c encodes MSNRYQTPGKRRSRAWLWLLLLGIIIGAALLAGTATVMHKTSDTEFCISCHTMEQPLAEYQGSIHFQNTKGIRAECADCHVPHQPIDYLLTKVAALKDVYGEVTGKIDTPEKYEAHKLAMAQSVWDTLKKNDSATCRSCHSYDAMDVIAQKPEARQQHPVAIKNGETCIDCHKGVAHILPDMSGLAAAGASELASAAAKTPDSATTLYTIATEPFYLSAEETQHNAGNLMPSTEVKVVKRQGDRVLADVAGWQQDGVTEVFYAAQGKRILSVLVGEDARKQLKTLSTVKDAETGLVWHQVALQVWLPKKQLVDDQQKIWHYASDMMSANCTGCHGLTALDRFNANQWIGVVKGMAPRTSLTQEQLRVLTQYVQKHASDMPANQSNKI; translated from the coding sequence ATGAGCAATCGATATCAGACTCCCGGCAAGCGCCGGAGCAGAGCCTGGCTGTGGCTTTTGTTGTTGGGGATCATCATCGGCGCGGCCCTGCTGGCAGGAACCGCCACCGTTATGCATAAAACCAGTGACACAGAATTCTGTATTTCATGTCACACCATGGAACAGCCTCTCGCCGAATATCAGGGCAGTATTCACTTCCAAAACACCAAAGGCATCCGGGCCGAATGCGCCGACTGCCACGTTCCACACCAACCTATCGATTATCTACTCACCAAAGTTGCCGCATTGAAAGACGTCTATGGCGAAGTGACAGGTAAAATCGATACGCCTGAAAAATATGAGGCGCATAAGCTCGCCATGGCGCAAAGCGTGTGGGATACGTTGAAGAAAAACGACTCCGCAACCTGCCGCTCATGTCATAGCTACGACGCGATGGACGTTATCGCACAGAAACCAGAAGCTCGTCAGCAGCATCCGGTTGCCATTAAAAATGGTGAAACGTGTATCGATTGCCACAAAGGCGTTGCTCATATCCTGCCAGACATGAGCGGATTAGCCGCCGCCGGTGCCAGCGAGTTGGCCAGCGCCGCAGCGAAAACGCCAGACAGCGCCACCACGCTGTACACCATCGCTACCGAACCATTCTATTTGAGCGCTGAGGAAACCCAGCACAACGCCGGTAACCTGATGCCATCCACCGAAGTGAAAGTGGTGAAACGTCAAGGCGATCGCGTATTAGCCGACGTTGCCGGCTGGCAACAGGATGGGGTAACTGAAGTGTTTTACGCCGCACAAGGTAAACGTATCCTTAGCGTTTTAGTGGGCGAAGATGCACGTAAACAACTGAAAACCCTAAGCACGGTTAAAGACGCTGAAACCGGGCTGGTTTGGCATCAGGTTGCATTGCAGGTGTGGTTGCCGAAAAAACAGCTGGTTGATGACCAACAAAAAATTTGGCATTACGCTTCTGACATGATGTCTGCCAACTGCACCGGCTGCCATGGTTTAACGGCACTTGACCGCTTCAACGCCAACCAATGGATCGGCGTAGTCAAAGGCATGGCTCCACGTACTTCTCTGACGCAGGAACAGCTGCGCGTTCTGACACAATACGTTCAGAAACACGCCAGCGATATGCCTGCCAATCAGTCGAATAAGATTTAA